The Oscillospiraceae bacterium genome contains the following window.
GTAAGCGCGGATCATGACCGCTGCAAACCAGAGCATCAGGACGCTGAACGCCACAAAGGCCACAGCAGCCAGTGTGGTCAGCGCGGGCAGAAAGTGCGCCACGCTGTAGACGGCCAGCGGCAGCGCCGCAAGGTACGGCACCCTGCCGCCCTGCCGCCCTGCCAGCCGGAGCAGCACCACCGATGCGCCCCAGAACAGCCAGAGATCCGCCACACGCAGCGCGGGAATCAGCCAGACCGATGCACCGCCTGCAGGCACACCGCTGAGGATCAGCTCCAACACAAGGCCCGCCGCACCGAAAAGCACCGGCAGCCTGCTTTTGGAGGCCAGCAGCAGGTAGCCCACCAGCGCCAGCACGGTCAGCGAGACCTCCTGAATGGCGGCGTTTTCCGGCACAGAGAGCAGTGCCCGGCCTGCCGCCGCCACACCGATGAGCAGATAGGCCAGCGCGGTTTTATTGCGTTTATCCATGATCGGGGTTCTCCTGTAAATCGAATAGAATCTGCGCAGTATAGGCATACTGCTTAATTTTTAATTATACTGCTTTTATATCAGCCTTGCAAGCACACCGCAGGCAAAAGGGATGCAAAAAAATACCGCCGCCCGATACGGGCAGCGGTGCTTTTTTGAACGAATCTAATTTCTCTGGCATCTGCGCACGATCCATGCGCTGCGGTTTGCTTTACTGCGTATTTTCGCGCAGGGCGGCCCGCATTTCCTTCTGGATCGCAGGGGTCGTTTCCATCTTCTGCATCAACGCGGCGAGCAGCTCCGGCAGCTGCTTTGCGGGCAGCTGCTCTGCCACTACAGCAGCCAGATATTCGGCATGGGACATTGCCGGCTCAAAGGTGCGGGCATAGGTCTTGCCGCTGCGGACAAAGCCGACCTCACGCAGGACGCCCTTTTCCATCAGGCTGTTCAGCATCGAAAAAATCGAGCGTTCCTTCCATTTGCGCTCCACGCAGGTGGAAACGACCTCCGTCTGGGCCATCGCATGATCGGCCTTCCAGAAAATCTCCATGATCTGTTGTTCGCTTTTTGTCAGGTGCACTTGGTATACCTCTCTCCCTAAGGTACTGCCGCACGGCGTCTGCCCTGCGGGCCTGTGCGCCGCCCGGCGGCTGCGCACCCTCCGCCCAAAACGCTGCAGCACTGCAGACATTTTGATCTTTGCAGAGGGTACACCTCGCCTCTTTCAGCGGTGCATAGAGCCATGCGGTGTAGCCCAGAATTTCGTTTATACTTTTATACTATCCGGTTGTGAGTAAAATGTCAATGATTTTTTGCGAAATATTTTCGGGATCATAGTTACTTTGTAACATTTTCACAACTTTTCTACATTTTGCGGTGCAACTGCCTGTTTTTTCTATTTCCTACATAGATTCGATGCTTCATCAAGGTGTGGCACATGTGCGGCACAATTTGCCACACCTTGCCACACATGCGCCTCGCGCAGGTATATTACACCGGCCAAATTCAACATCATCTTGATTCTTTCCAGCGATCGCGCAGCAGCTTCAGCGCCCGTTTTTCCAGCCGGGAAACATTCCGCCGCGCCTATTGTAAACGATTGGCCCTAAGAAATCGCTTCCAACTCACGGAAGCGGAATTTGATGATGATTTGTTTGTTTTCGGTCAGTTCCACACGCTCGATGAGGCTGACCAGAAGCTCCCGGCTGGTGTAGGCAGAATCCGAAAACTGCTGCACCAGCTCTCTTGCTCGGTCTTCTGTGCTGACCGGGCTTTCTTTTTGTGATTTCAGCTCTTTCAGCTTCTCTTCCAGAGAAGTTCTGTCCATCTTCACTCGCTGATAGATGCGCTCGAAGTCCGCTTCGGCAAGAAGTCCGGTCAGCCGATCCATATACATCTTATCCAGGTTGGCAGTCAGACTGTCGATCTTATTCTGAATGGACTGGATTTCTGCTTCATGGTTTTCCGCCTTGCGGGCTTTCTCTACTGCATCGGCAGCAATTGGCTGAAGCTTATTTGGATCAAGATAGGCTTCACAGACTTCTCTGACTTTAGCCAGAACTGCTTCGGTAACGACCTGCTCTTTGATGGAGTGGCAGGAACAGACACCTGCTTTGGTGAAACGCTGGTAGGTTCGACACACGAAAAACAGTCGATCTCCACCGGATACCGGCGGACGATTTAGCACCGCCATTGGATAACCGCACTCATGGCAGAAAATCAAGCCTTTTAATAAGAAGTCATAGGTTCTGCTTCGGGTGTGCTTGCGGCTGTTGACCAGCATCCGCACCTTCTGAAAGGTTTCTTTGTCAATCAGCGGCTCGTGGGTGTTTTCAACTACAACCCAGTTTTCCCGATCTTGTTTCAGACATTTCTTGGACTTGTAGCTGATTTTCACCGTTCGTCCTTGAACCATATTGCCCAGGTAGGTTTCGTTCTGCAGCATTTCAGAAATGCGTTCGCTGGACCAAAGTCCGGCATAAGGACCTTTGCGTCCCATATTCCAGCCACAGTAAGTTGCAGGCGTCGGAACACCTTCTTCGTTGAGAGTCGCCGCAATCTTTCGGCAGCTCATACCATCCAATGCCATGGCGAAGATTCTGCGCACCACAGGAGCCACTTCCTCGTCGATGACAATTTCGTTTTTCTCCGTCGGATGCATCTTATAGCCATACATGGGCTTGCCGCCAATGAACTGCCCTTTCCGCTGTTTATCCCGCTTGACGGATTTGATCTTCTTGGAAATGTCTTTGG
Protein-coding sequences here:
- a CDS encoding recombinase family protein; this encodes MYLEISNPMDYHVALYIRLSKEDETEGPSQSVTNQKSLLNEFVQQHRLSVYDTYVDDGWSGTSFDRPDFQRMIEDIEAKKVNMVITKDLSRLGRDYIMTGHYMERYFPEKRVRYISLLDGIDTGVESTANDITPFRAIMNDMYAKDISKKIKSVKRDKQRKGQFIGGKPMYGYKMHPTEKNEIVIDEEVAPVVRRIFAMALDGMSCRKIAATLNEEGVPTPATYCGWNMGRKGPYAGLWSSERISEMLQNETYLGNMVQGRTVKISYKSKKCLKQDRENWVVVENTHEPLIDKETFQKVRMLVNSRKHTRSRTYDFLLKGLIFCHECGYPMAVLNRPPVSGGDRLFFVCRTYQRFTKAGVCSCHSIKEQVVTEAVLAKVREVCEAYLDPNKLQPIAADAVEKARKAENHEAEIQSIQNKIDSLTANLDKMYMDRLTGLLAEADFERIYQRVKMDRTSLEEKLKELKSQKESPVSTEDRARELVQQFSDSAYTSRELLVSLIERVELTENKQIIIKFRFRELEAIS
- a CDS encoding BlaI/MecI/CopY family transcriptional regulator is translated as MEIFWKADHAMAQTEVVSTCVERKWKERSIFSMLNSLMEKGVLREVGFVRSGKTYARTFEPAMSHAEYLAAVVAEQLPAKQLPELLAALMQKMETTPAIQKEMRAALRENTQ